In one window of Mesorhizobium sp. B2-1-1 DNA:
- a CDS encoding L,D-transpeptidase family protein, protein MLRKGLRVLTVRARPGRPSQGLLQAGRTVFACALGRGGISAGKREGDGATPLGQMRILSGYFRGDHFSSGRITRLAMTPIGPDLGWCEVPDDRNYNRPVKIPYGASHERMRRDDRLYDACLVLDWNITPRRRGRGSAIFFHLARPGFTPTQGCVAVTARTMARLLPLLSDRTVVRVVR, encoded by the coding sequence ATTTTGCGAAAAGGACTGCGGGTGCTGACCGTGCGGGCAAGGCCCGGCCGTCCCAGCCAGGGGCTGCTGCAGGCGGGCAGAACGGTGTTTGCCTGCGCGCTGGGGCGTGGCGGCATCTCGGCGGGCAAGCGCGAAGGCGACGGCGCCACGCCGCTTGGCCAAATGCGGATCCTGTCGGGTTATTTCCGGGGAGACCACTTCTCCAGCGGCCGCATCACCCGGCTGGCGATGACGCCGATCGGGCCTGATCTCGGCTGGTGCGAAGTGCCCGACGACCGAAACTATAACAGGCCAGTCAAGATCCCCTACGGCGCCAGCCACGAACGCATGCGGCGCGACGACAGGCTCTATGATGCCTGCCTTGTGCTCGACTGGAATATAACGCCGCGCCGCCGCGGACGCGGCAGCGCCATCTTCTTCCACCTGGCGCGCCCGGGCTTCACGCCCACGCAAGGCTGCGTCGCGGTGACCGCACGCACGATGGCGCGCCTTTTGCCGCTGCTGTCGGACCGGACGGTGGTGAGGGTGGTAAGGTAG